The proteins below come from a single Oncorhynchus tshawytscha isolate Ot180627B linkage group LG22, Otsh_v2.0, whole genome shotgun sequence genomic window:
- the nadka gene encoding NAD kinase isoform X1, which translates to METGEQVGVEAVPYCCSDFDSGETPARGLAIRTRKTRSLSTSSATACDYRRNQSLHGPSPVTTFGPKACMLQNPHAVMHIQDPASQRLTWNKPPKSVLVVKKIQDASLLQPFKELCVFLTEQKNMIVYVESKVLADTAIAGDESFGAVIQKFCTFREDLDDISNRVDFIICLGGDGTLLYASSLFQESVPPVMAFHLGSLGFLTPFKFDTYQSQVTQIIEGNTAIILRSRLRVRVVKKGIIMTNGDSEGSRKSMQYQVLNEVVVDRGPSSYLSNVDLFLDGHLITTVQGDGVIVSTPTGSTAYAVAAGASMIHPNVPAIMITPICPHSLSFRPIVVPAGVELKIMLSRDARNTAWVSFDGRKRQEICHGDSITITTSCFPVPSICFRDPVNDWFESLSQCLHWNVRKKQNYLCSEEEEF; encoded by the exons ATGGAAACTGGAGAGCAGGTTGGAGTGGAGGCTGTCCCCTACTGCTGTTCTGACTTTGATAGTGGGGAGACCCCCGCCCGTGGCCTGGCCATCCGCACCAGAAAGACCCGCAGTCTGAGCACCTCATCTGCCACTGCCTGCGACTACAG GAGAAATCAGTCTCTACATGGACCAAGTCCTGTGACCACTTTTGGACCGAAAGCATGTATGCTGCAGAATCCACACGCAGTCAT GCACATTCAGGACCCAGCCAGTCAGAGGCTGACGTGGAACAAGCCTCCCAAAAGTGTCCTTGTCGTCAAGAAGATCCAGGATGCCAGTCTACTGCAGCCTTTCAAAGAGCTGTGTGTTTTTCTCACAGAG CAGAAAAACATGATTGTTTATGTGGAGAGCAAGGTCCTGGCGGACACAGCCATTGCGGGCGATGAGAGCTTTGGGGCCGTCATTCAGAAGTTCTGTACCttcagagaag ATCTCGATGACATTTCCAATCGAGTGGATTTCATCATCTGTCTTGGTGGAGATGGGACCTTACTTTACGCATCATCACTCTTCCAG GAGAGTGTTCCACCTGTTATGGCCTTCCACCTGGGTTCTCTGGGCTTCCTCACACCTTTCAAATTTGACACATACCAGTCTCAGGTCACCCAAATCATTGAAG GTAACACCGCCATCATCCTGCGCAGTCGCCTGCGGGTGAGAGTGGTGAAGAAGGGCATCATCATGACGAACGGTGACAGTGAGGGCAGCCGCAAATCCATGCAGTACCAG GTGCTAAATGAGGTGGTGGTGGACAGAGGCCCGTCGTCCTACCTTTCCAACGTGGACCTCTTCCTAGACGGACACCTCATCACCACGGTACAGGGAGACG GTGTGATAGTGTCCACTCCCACGGGCAGCACGGCGTACGCGGTGGCGGCCGGAGCCTCCATGATCCACCCCAACGTGCCGGCCATCATGATCACTCCCATCTGCCCCCACTCATTGTCCTTCAGACCCATCGTAGTGCCTGCTGGGGTGGAACtcaag ATCATGCTGTCACGTGACGCCAGAAATACGGCCTGGGTGTCGTTTGACGGGAGGAAGAGACAAGAGATCTGCCATGGAGACAG CATTACCATCACTACTTCATGCTTTCCTGTTCCCTCCATCTGTTTCCGGGACCCCGTGAACGACTGGTTTGAGAGCCTGAGCCAATGTTTACACTGGAATGTGAGGAAGAAGCAGAACTACCTCTGCTCAGAGGAGGAAGAATTCTGA
- the nadka gene encoding NAD kinase isoform X2, producing the protein METGEQVGVEAVPYCCSDFDSGETPARGLAIRTRKTRSLSTSSATACDYRRNQSLHGPSPVTTFGPKACMLQNPHAVMHIQDPASQRLTWNKPPKSVLVVKKIQDASLLQPFKELCVFLTEKNMIVYVESKVLADTAIAGDESFGAVIQKFCTFREDLDDISNRVDFIICLGGDGTLLYASSLFQESVPPVMAFHLGSLGFLTPFKFDTYQSQVTQIIEGNTAIILRSRLRVRVVKKGIIMTNGDSEGSRKSMQYQVLNEVVVDRGPSSYLSNVDLFLDGHLITTVQGDGVIVSTPTGSTAYAVAAGASMIHPNVPAIMITPICPHSLSFRPIVVPAGVELKIMLSRDARNTAWVSFDGRKRQEICHGDSITITTSCFPVPSICFRDPVNDWFESLSQCLHWNVRKKQNYLCSEEEEF; encoded by the exons ATGGAAACTGGAGAGCAGGTTGGAGTGGAGGCTGTCCCCTACTGCTGTTCTGACTTTGATAGTGGGGAGACCCCCGCCCGTGGCCTGGCCATCCGCACCAGAAAGACCCGCAGTCTGAGCACCTCATCTGCCACTGCCTGCGACTACAG GAGAAATCAGTCTCTACATGGACCAAGTCCTGTGACCACTTTTGGACCGAAAGCATGTATGCTGCAGAATCCACACGCAGTCAT GCACATTCAGGACCCAGCCAGTCAGAGGCTGACGTGGAACAAGCCTCCCAAAAGTGTCCTTGTCGTCAAGAAGATCCAGGATGCCAGTCTACTGCAGCCTTTCAAAGAGCTGTGTGTTTTTCTCACAGAG AAAAACATGATTGTTTATGTGGAGAGCAAGGTCCTGGCGGACACAGCCATTGCGGGCGATGAGAGCTTTGGGGCCGTCATTCAGAAGTTCTGTACCttcagagaag ATCTCGATGACATTTCCAATCGAGTGGATTTCATCATCTGTCTTGGTGGAGATGGGACCTTACTTTACGCATCATCACTCTTCCAG GAGAGTGTTCCACCTGTTATGGCCTTCCACCTGGGTTCTCTGGGCTTCCTCACACCTTTCAAATTTGACACATACCAGTCTCAGGTCACCCAAATCATTGAAG GTAACACCGCCATCATCCTGCGCAGTCGCCTGCGGGTGAGAGTGGTGAAGAAGGGCATCATCATGACGAACGGTGACAGTGAGGGCAGCCGCAAATCCATGCAGTACCAG GTGCTAAATGAGGTGGTGGTGGACAGAGGCCCGTCGTCCTACCTTTCCAACGTGGACCTCTTCCTAGACGGACACCTCATCACCACGGTACAGGGAGACG GTGTGATAGTGTCCACTCCCACGGGCAGCACGGCGTACGCGGTGGCGGCCGGAGCCTCCATGATCCACCCCAACGTGCCGGCCATCATGATCACTCCCATCTGCCCCCACTCATTGTCCTTCAGACCCATCGTAGTGCCTGCTGGGGTGGAACtcaag ATCATGCTGTCACGTGACGCCAGAAATACGGCCTGGGTGTCGTTTGACGGGAGGAAGAGACAAGAGATCTGCCATGGAGACAG CATTACCATCACTACTTCATGCTTTCCTGTTCCCTCCATCTGTTTCCGGGACCCCGTGAACGACTGGTTTGAGAGCCTGAGCCAATGTTTACACTGGAATGTGAGGAAGAAGCAGAACTACCTCTGCTCAGAGGAGGAAGAATTCTGA
- the nadka gene encoding NAD kinase isoform X4, whose product MLQNPHAVMHIQDPASQRLTWNKPPKSVLVVKKIQDASLLQPFKELCVFLTEQKNMIVYVESKVLADTAIAGDESFGAVIQKFCTFREDLDDISNRVDFIICLGGDGTLLYASSLFQESVPPVMAFHLGSLGFLTPFKFDTYQSQVTQIIEGNTAIILRSRLRVRVVKKGIIMTNGDSEGSRKSMQYQVLNEVVVDRGPSSYLSNVDLFLDGHLITTVQGDGVIVSTPTGSTAYAVAAGASMIHPNVPAIMITPICPHSLSFRPIVVPAGVELKIMLSRDARNTAWVSFDGRKRQEICHGDSITITTSCFPVPSICFRDPVNDWFESLSQCLHWNVRKKQNYLCSEEEEF is encoded by the exons ATGCTGCAGAATCCACACGCAGTCAT GCACATTCAGGACCCAGCCAGTCAGAGGCTGACGTGGAACAAGCCTCCCAAAAGTGTCCTTGTCGTCAAGAAGATCCAGGATGCCAGTCTACTGCAGCCTTTCAAAGAGCTGTGTGTTTTTCTCACAGAG CAGAAAAACATGATTGTTTATGTGGAGAGCAAGGTCCTGGCGGACACAGCCATTGCGGGCGATGAGAGCTTTGGGGCCGTCATTCAGAAGTTCTGTACCttcagagaag ATCTCGATGACATTTCCAATCGAGTGGATTTCATCATCTGTCTTGGTGGAGATGGGACCTTACTTTACGCATCATCACTCTTCCAG GAGAGTGTTCCACCTGTTATGGCCTTCCACCTGGGTTCTCTGGGCTTCCTCACACCTTTCAAATTTGACACATACCAGTCTCAGGTCACCCAAATCATTGAAG GTAACACCGCCATCATCCTGCGCAGTCGCCTGCGGGTGAGAGTGGTGAAGAAGGGCATCATCATGACGAACGGTGACAGTGAGGGCAGCCGCAAATCCATGCAGTACCAG GTGCTAAATGAGGTGGTGGTGGACAGAGGCCCGTCGTCCTACCTTTCCAACGTGGACCTCTTCCTAGACGGACACCTCATCACCACGGTACAGGGAGACG GTGTGATAGTGTCCACTCCCACGGGCAGCACGGCGTACGCGGTGGCGGCCGGAGCCTCCATGATCCACCCCAACGTGCCGGCCATCATGATCACTCCCATCTGCCCCCACTCATTGTCCTTCAGACCCATCGTAGTGCCTGCTGGGGTGGAACtcaag ATCATGCTGTCACGTGACGCCAGAAATACGGCCTGGGTGTCGTTTGACGGGAGGAAGAGACAAGAGATCTGCCATGGAGACAG CATTACCATCACTACTTCATGCTTTCCTGTTCCCTCCATCTGTTTCCGGGACCCCGTGAACGACTGGTTTGAGAGCCTGAGCCAATGTTTACACTGGAATGTGAGGAAGAAGCAGAACTACCTCTGCTCAGAGGAGGAAGAATTCTGA
- the nadka gene encoding NAD kinase isoform X3, translating into MQADMKFNQCVQQQALENSDNKVWKWHIQDPASQRLTWNKPPKSVLVVKKIQDASLLQPFKELCVFLTEQKNMIVYVESKVLADTAIAGDESFGAVIQKFCTFREDLDDISNRVDFIICLGGDGTLLYASSLFQESVPPVMAFHLGSLGFLTPFKFDTYQSQVTQIIEGNTAIILRSRLRVRVVKKGIIMTNGDSEGSRKSMQYQVLNEVVVDRGPSSYLSNVDLFLDGHLITTVQGDGVIVSTPTGSTAYAVAAGASMIHPNVPAIMITPICPHSLSFRPIVVPAGVELKIMLSRDARNTAWVSFDGRKRQEICHGDSITITTSCFPVPSICFRDPVNDWFESLSQCLHWNVRKKQNYLCSEEEEF; encoded by the exons ATGCAGGCAGACATgaaattcaaccagtgtgtgcaaCAGCAAGCTCTGGAGAACAGCGACAACAAAGTGTGGAAATG GCACATTCAGGACCCAGCCAGTCAGAGGCTGACGTGGAACAAGCCTCCCAAAAGTGTCCTTGTCGTCAAGAAGATCCAGGATGCCAGTCTACTGCAGCCTTTCAAAGAGCTGTGTGTTTTTCTCACAGAG CAGAAAAACATGATTGTTTATGTGGAGAGCAAGGTCCTGGCGGACACAGCCATTGCGGGCGATGAGAGCTTTGGGGCCGTCATTCAGAAGTTCTGTACCttcagagaag ATCTCGATGACATTTCCAATCGAGTGGATTTCATCATCTGTCTTGGTGGAGATGGGACCTTACTTTACGCATCATCACTCTTCCAG GAGAGTGTTCCACCTGTTATGGCCTTCCACCTGGGTTCTCTGGGCTTCCTCACACCTTTCAAATTTGACACATACCAGTCTCAGGTCACCCAAATCATTGAAG GTAACACCGCCATCATCCTGCGCAGTCGCCTGCGGGTGAGAGTGGTGAAGAAGGGCATCATCATGACGAACGGTGACAGTGAGGGCAGCCGCAAATCCATGCAGTACCAG GTGCTAAATGAGGTGGTGGTGGACAGAGGCCCGTCGTCCTACCTTTCCAACGTGGACCTCTTCCTAGACGGACACCTCATCACCACGGTACAGGGAGACG GTGTGATAGTGTCCACTCCCACGGGCAGCACGGCGTACGCGGTGGCGGCCGGAGCCTCCATGATCCACCCCAACGTGCCGGCCATCATGATCACTCCCATCTGCCCCCACTCATTGTCCTTCAGACCCATCGTAGTGCCTGCTGGGGTGGAACtcaag ATCATGCTGTCACGTGACGCCAGAAATACGGCCTGGGTGTCGTTTGACGGGAGGAAGAGACAAGAGATCTGCCATGGAGACAG CATTACCATCACTACTTCATGCTTTCCTGTTCCCTCCATCTGTTTCCGGGACCCCGTGAACGACTGGTTTGAGAGCCTGAGCCAATGTTTACACTGGAATGTGAGGAAGAAGCAGAACTACCTCTGCTCAGAGGAGGAAGAATTCTGA